The nucleotide sequence CCGCCGGGCTCGTTCAGCGCGCCGGCACCGCTGTTCCACAAGCCCTCGTTGCCCGTGACTACGGGATCAGCCGGGAGACAGTCCACCAGTACCACCGGAACGCAGAGCCGGAATCAGCGCTTCCCTGCCGGTCCGGTCGTCGTGCCATATATGCACGTCGCCCTAGCTAGACGAAAAGGTCCATCATCCCGTCCGCCCCGCGCGGGGGCGGGGATGCTCCCGTGCAGCCCAATGACTTGAACGCGCAAACCTCCCTCCTCATCCACTTTTATATAACTTATTGGTTAATTAACCGTACGGTAAAGTAAGTGTCATGGAGTTCTTGGCATGAGCGGCGCGCCCAGTGTCCTGGATGCTGCTTTCGCGGCGCTGGCGGACCCGACGAGGCGGGAGATCCTTTCCATTCTCGCCCAGGGCGACGCCACGGTTTCCGAGCTCGCGGCACCTTTTTCCATGTCATTGCCAGCCGTGTCCAAACATCTAAAGGTGCTTGAGGTCAGCGGCCTCATTTCCCGATCCCGTAACGCGCAGTTCCGGCCGTGCCATTTGGAAAGGGCCGCCCTTGATGATGTTGCGGACTGGGTCGACGAACACCGCAGGGTGTGGGACGAGCGGCTCGACAAGCTCGATGAGCACCTCAAAAACCTCCAACGCCGAGAAGAAGGTGCCGATGGGAATTAGCGTCAGGGACGAAGAATCAGGTCTGCAGTTCTCAAGGGTGTTCGACGCCCCACCGGAGGTGGTCTTCGCATGCTTGACACAGCCCGAGCATCTCACCCATTTTTGGGCCCGTCTAGGGGCCAGTGCACCCACAGACGACATCCGCATTGATCCGCGCCCCGGCGGCCGCTTTGAAACACTCATCATCAATAATGAGTCGGGCGCGACCTACGCGACACGTTCGGTCTTCCTGGAAGTCCAAGCCCCGAACAGCCTCGTTTGGCACGAAAAACACACAAACATGACCGTGAGCATCACCCTGGCAGCGCTTCCGGCAGGAAAAACACTGTTTCACCTGCACCAGACAAACGTGCCGGACATCGTCCGGCTCCCCCGGAACCAGGCAGGTTTCAAAACAACACTCGACAAACTCGCAGACTACCTCCACCACCTGACACAGGGAGCACAGCAATGAAAACCACCAGATCCGCTGACGGCACCACCCTGGCAATCGACACCACCGGGACAGGCCCGGCCCTTGTCATCGTGGCAGGGGCGTTCTGCGATCGGAAATCCAAAAAAGGCCTGACCGCGTTGCTCGCCGACCGTTTCACGGTCCATGAGTACGACCGCAGAGGCCGCGGCGACAGCGGTCCTCTCGGGGAGATCTCCGTCGAACGCGAAATCGAAGACCTGACGGCCATCGTCGCACAGACCGGTGAGGAACCGTTCGTTTTCGGGGACTCCTCAGGGGGCGCGATTGCCATCGCCGCTGCAGCTGCCGGGGTAAGGTTCCGCAAAATCGCAGTGTTCGAGCCGCCGTTCACCCCCGGACCCAGTACCGCCTTCGCCGACGAACTCTCAGCCCTTGTCTCTGCCGGCGACCGCTCACGTGCAGTGGAAGCGTTCCTCGAACTCATGGGAACACCTGAGCCCGCGATCCAGGGCATGAAACAAGGACCACACTGGAACCACCTCGAAACCCTCGCCCACACGCTGCCCATCGACATCAGACTCTGCAATGACGGCCGCATCCCAGTGGACCAGGTAAGACGAATCCAGGCTCCCCTGTTGGCCATTGCCGGAGGCAACAGCCACTGGGCCCTCGAGGTCGTATCCGCTATCGCCGCCACCGGCGCCGCCGCGGAAGCGCTCACACTCGCCGGCCACGGCCACGCCGTCCCCGACGGGACCCTAAGCCAGACCCTCATCACCTACTTCGAATGAACCCCGCGGCGTGGGCATGAACGCTGAAGCCCACCGTTGCCAACGCGTGGCAGACCCGGTGGCGTGTTTTCTATGAGGGTAAGCGACAGGGCGTAGGCGTGGAATCCTTGACTTCCTCCGCCGGCGCCACCGCCACCAGCGGTGACGGGTGTTTGCTGCTGAATTGTTCCGTGTCACCGTCGCGAAAGGTCGGCGCCGTACGCGCGCCCGTGAGCAACCCTGCAGATGTGGCTGAGGGCATGTTGGCCTCGGTTCCGGTGATCACGGTCGGTGAGAGAAGCCACTGGGCGGCTCGGTCTTCATCCGTGAAGAATGCATGGGGCTGGTGCCGGCCGCGTTTCATCTTTGCCCCGATAACCCTGTCCACCGGTGTTGCCCCCACCAAGGCAACGGCAGAGACCAGCGTTGTTTGTCGAAGAAGAGCGGCGGCCGCGGGACTGAGATCATTTCCGTTGGTCCGGATCAGGATCGGGAGGGGGGTCCCGTCCGTCAGTTGCTGTACCGCTTCCAGGGCCGCCCTCGCATCGGCGGAGGTAACCGTGAGGCCCTCCGCCCAGCTCAGCAGCAGGAATCCCTTCGAGTCGAGGCGCAACCAGCCTCTACCACCACTGAAGTTGTTATCGGGGTCAGTACCGCTCATTTCCATAAACCAGCCTCGTTCATTCCGATCCGTAAGCCGGCGATGCTTCACAGGCCAGAGAGTAAACAGGCTTCGGCGACTGCCCCCGCACAACAACACCCCCAGTTCGGAGAAGCCTACTACGTGACATGACTCACCCAAGGGAGGTCACCTCAGCTGTCGATAGTTGTTCGTGGGGGTATATCGGGCGCGGTGGCTGGTGACAGGTGCGGCGCTGACTGGGGCGGGGGTTAGCCCGGGGTTGTCGGCTACCGGTACCAGCCCACGGCTCGGTCATAACTGCACTCCAGCGCGCCCGTACCTGGATCGGTTCCTCCTCCTGCGGGGAAGTAGATGGCACCAAAGCTGGCGTCCTCGGTTTCGATCCGTTCCTGGGCCCAGATCTTGGCCGCCTCCAGATCGGTTTCCGGGATGGGTTCTCTCGTGGTGCTGCCCGTCTCTCGGTGGACGTCCAGCTGGTACTCCCCTGGCTGGGACGTTCCCGGGTGGTGGCTGGGGTCTTGCTCGTCCCGTCGGCTTATCAGCACTTGAGCGGCCGCGTGGAGCGTGGACTGTTTGCTTGGGGGGTTGCCTTGCTCCTGCTGTTTGATTCGCAGGCCCGACGCCGCGCTTTCAACGGTGTCTTCCGGTGTAACGACGTAGTTTGAGCCGCTGGCGTCAGATTCTGAGCCTCCGACGCTCTTCAGATGCTGTCCAAAGTGTTCGGAGCTGGACTGGATGGGGTTCATGCGTCCTCCTTGAGGATATCCGCGGCGATAAGCCGACAGTCCCTACCCTAGACTCATCCCCGTCCTTTGACTGGCGCCCCAGTGATAAAAAATGCTGCGGCGCACCCTGGGTGACGTCATAAGGTCCGGTCCCCCGGGCCGGGAAGAGTGTAGGCAACGATCATGGGCGGGGCGCTGTTGGTTCTGTGGCGCCCTTCTGACAATAGTGGGACCGGCACCACTGCGGCGTACCTCTGGCTTACCAGCGTTCAGGGGCAGGTCCCCGGGCGAAGCGGCGTCCGGTGATCTTCTCGGGGGTGGTGGTCACGAAGACGTATATCACGGTAGGAATCCAGGATTGCAGCGGAAGTTTGGCTGCCGCCTCTGTTTCAAGCGCGTTCTGCAGAATTTTTGCCGTGCCGTGGATAATGACGCTCCATGCGAAGTCGTCGGTGAAGCCGTCTGTTTCCAGCGCAACGTGACGGTTGATGGTCAGGCTCACCAACTTACTGCCCTCAGCCGTGCAGAAAAGGACAACGCCGTCATGGGCGAGGTAATTGATAGGGAAGATCTCGGGTCTATCCCCCACGCTGACGGCAAGCCTTCCCAGCTCAGATCCAGCTAGCAGGTTCCATGATTCGGATGGTCCGAGTTCGAGCACGGGATGCTCCTGATCAGGCTCCATGGGCGCTCATTTCCAAGAGAAGTTAAGAGAGGTGAGAGAGATACGTTGGTGTGCCTAGCGGGCGTCATGAATCGACGGGACCAGCGACTACGTTTCCAGATGGCCCTAACCACGAAACCAGTATGCCGGCCCAGGGACCACTTTTCACTAAGACCGGCTACTGGTGAGACCTAATATCCTTGTCGGAACTATTCAGCGTGTCGGCGGTAGAACTCGGGCCCCGATGCTCATTTTCCACACCTTGGAGGCCCGGCCTCAGCGCGCGGTAAGTCCATGTGTTGCGAGGTAAGTGCGCCACCACTGCAGGCACTCGTCCGCCAGCTCCAACACATCGACCATGTCGGCCGGGTCCTCACTGAAGCGGATACTGGCCCTGGAGTTGTGATGGAAAACAATGCCCTCAACCCCTGCCGTCGCCCGTTGGTCGGCGGTTTTCGCCACCGCCTGGCACCGGCCCATGCAGGGCACCGTAGTCTCGATGTCCTCCAGATCATCACCGAAGGGAACCGTGTCATCGGTCATGATCCAGTCCCGAAGGTTCCAGCACAGGATGAAAAAGACCATCATGTCTGCCTTCAGGGTTTCCGGATCCGAACCCCTCTCATACCCGTTCGCGATTTTCGTCCGTGTCCGGCCCATTGCATCCCACAAGTCGGTCCAGACCGGGGGCCCGTATTCCTTCGCCACGTCCGCCTCGGCTTCCGCCCGGAGGCTCCCGACGGTCCCGGGAATTTCGGGACGTTCGGTTCGACTGCCGCTGCCGGCACCGGTCGTTGACATGCCCTGAGACTATCCCGTGCAGTCTCTGAGCGCCATGGCACTGCACAGGCTCCACGTCCGGCCACCCCTTGGGGGCGTACACTTAGAGTATGTCGGGACATCGTGACAGGAAATCCGGTTCCCCGAGGAATCAGCCCACGACCTCTGAGGCCCCCGTCAAAGCCGGGGATGAGGCGCCGAGTCACCTCGACGCCGACGCTGCAGAGAGTTGGGACAACGAGGGCGGCCATGACCGAGCCGCTACGGCGGAACGGCCCTCGACCGGCGCCCTCCCCCCAGTCGACCCGGACCCGGGTCCCTGAACCCCAAGTCACGGCCGTTCCACGTTCCCGCGGGTCCGACAGTGCATCCTCAAGAAACGTTGGCAGAACGCCATGACCACCACCCAAGCCCTTCCTCCCGTACGCGCCGATTCCGCTCTCACGCTCAGCGGCGTGCTCGCCTCCGCCCTGCCGCATGACCTCGGCACAGCACGCGGCTCCTCCCGCTACACCGTCCCTGCGGTTTTCTCCCGCCGACCCCAGCCGAGGGAAATCGACCTGCTCCACGGAACCAGCACCAGCCGCCGCCTGGCCGAAGCCGGCTACAGCGACATCGAACTCCGCGTCTCAGATCGGCGCCTCCTCATCACCAACACCAACCTCATGGACCTCAAGGAAGGGCTGGCCCACCTCATTGGCGTGATCCTCAGCGAGGTCTCCACCCAGGCAGCCCGGGAACGCACCGAACGGGCAGAAGAACTTGATGCCCTTGCACTGATCGAAGAACAACGGCTGGAATCCATCCGACAAGCCGCCGCCGGAATCCACTTCGACTAACCCGGATCCCCTGCCCCCGACCGGTTCGGCAACCCGCCCTCCGACAGCCGCAAGGGCGCCCCAGGTCAGGTAACGGCCGGGGCGCCCTTGGCGCTCTCCACCGGAACAGGTGTGGGATCGGCAGGCTTCGGTGATGGTTTATTGGCGCTGCCTGCCGTGAAAACGGTGGGCCGGGCTCTGCTGACATGAACGTCCATCACCCGTTGACGACCTCGTTGTATCCATTCGTGATGACTGCCGCCGTTCCCGGCACGCCTGTGCGGGACCCCCAGCCCGGCTGCCGGCGAGAATAATGCTGAAACGAACAGCCCGCGGCGTCACATGCTCTCGCGGGCGGAGAGACGGGCCGGCATTGCAGACTTTTCCGGGGTGTGCTTGGCCTGAGGGTCTTCGGTCCGGTCAAGAGCCGCCCGCAAGGCCACGAGCAGAGTAACAGCGGCGGCGAGGATTCCGGCGACTGCCCATCCGGCCCGGGAGCCCTTACCCCGTGGTCGTCCGCGCCGCCGAGGGGCCGGGACGCGGCCGCCGGATGGCCGGTCCAACACCTGGCCTTTTATAACTTTGCGCTGTTGCCTAAGCATCGCCACTCCTAAATCGTCCCCAAACCCGCGGATGCCTGCCGGGCCCATTCCGCAATGTATCGGGCAGGATAGCAAAGCTGAACCGGAAACGCAGAGCTTCAGTGAGGGCCGGCCAAGGTTTTATCGAGCCGGATCCTGCAACAGCGATAATGCACCGCCACGCGTGCAGTTTTCCGGGAGCCTCCCAGCCGTGGGCCCTGCTTCGTGCAGTCAGGTCAGATCAGCCACCAGGACCAGGAACCGCTGTAGAGGAGAGTGATCTGCTGGACGTCGCCGGCGGGTCTCGGGCAGGCACGGATGTATGGTTGTGCTGGCTGATAGGTGCCGCACGTCCTACACGAGGAAGCCGCGAGGTGCATGTATGAACGAGCACGAGGCCTCACTGGTCCTAAGGTCCGGAGCGGAGCTGCTGTCGTCGGCTTCTTCTGACCCCCGCTCGGGGGAAGGCTACGCGGCGGTAAAGGCCAATATCTCCGAAGCACTGGAGCGCATAGCGGAAGCTCTTGCGAACTTTGAAGCCGGTTCGGGAGCGCCCAGCCGTTCGACCGGCTGGGTCCAGGACCTTCGCCGCGTGGCGGACGATCTGGTGGATCGACAGGGCTGAGTGGCCGATGACAGCGAGGGGCCCGGACCGGGCACCTGCAGCACGTTTTTGACCGGGCTGTGCTGGTCTTCAATCCCGGCAAGCCAGGCATGACAGCCATGATCAACGGGCTGCAACGCGAGCTGGCCGCGGGAGCCCCGGAGCTGCAGGTGGATTTGCTGCCCACCGACTTCGCCGGGCAGGCACGGGATCTTGCACGGTCCGTGGCGGCTACAGGGTCCCCACTCCTTGTTTCAGTCAGCGGCGACGGCGGGTACAACGAGGTTGTCAACGGCGTGATGGACGTTCCCGGCAGCAAGGCTGTGTGTACCGTCGTCGCGGCAGGTAACGCCAACGACCATCAGCGAAGCATGCCCGAAAGACCGTTACTGGAAGCTGTCCGGGAAGGCCCGGTCCGGCAGATCGACCTTTTGCGCATCACGTTTGGACAGGCACAGCCGGCACAGGTTCACTACGCCCACTCCTACATAGGTTTCGGGCTAACGCCATTGATGGCCATCGGCATTGAACATGGCGGAAAGGGGAAAATCCTCGAACTTCTGTCGGTCGCCCGCACACTCTCGCACCTGCGCCCGTTCGAGCTTGTCCGGGCCGACGGGGCGACCGCCCGCTTCGACAGCCTGATCCTGGCCAATATCTCGCGGATGGCCAAGTACGGGACGGTTAGCGAGTCGGTCGGTCCCGACGACGGCAGGTTCGAGGTTGTGACGCTCCCCCACTCCGGGCGCTGGAAGATGGCGCTGATGACTCTTCGGGCGGTGACGATGGGACTGGGGAATCAACCGAGCGTCAGCAGCTATGCCTTCACCACACGTGATGCTGTCCCTTGCCAGATTGACGGCGAGGTCAGGCATCTTCCCGCAGCCACCCATGTTCTGGTGGAAAGCGCGAAGGGCGCCCTGGCCGTTATCTGACCCACTCTCGGGCTTGCGCCCGGCCCGAACCGGTTTTAATCGAAGCGGATCTCGGCGGCGGACGGCGCACGGATTCGAGTTGCTGTTCCTCGATGAGGCCACGGGCATCGAGTTCCTCTGCCCGTTCGGTGCGCTCCAGCGCCGCCTGGGTGGTGACCTCGTTCAGGATTCTCCCGAAGAGGTGGGCCAATCCTGCCTTGAGATCCGCGAGGTTGGTGTTTGTGATGAGGAGGCGGCGGTCTGAAACGCGGAGTTCGACGTTGCTGTACCCCGCTTCGGCAGGCTGCGGCTGATGCTGGTTCCGTGGAGCAGGTCGAGTTCCCGCGGCTCGGGCCGGCGGGAGAAGACCACCGGGACGGTGCGGCGGGAGGCCGCAGGACCGCGCGGACCAGAAGCTGGGAACGTCCCCGTTTCCTCAGAATTCTGTCAGGTGCTTGTGTGATCTACCGGAGGAGACTGCGGAATAAGGACTGTCCGGCCGCCAGCAGCGGCCCTTTGGGGCAGTGCATGCCGGCCAAGACAACCGGTACGGGGCAGGGTTGTCGCTGCCGCGTGAGGGTAACTCTCTCCTAGCATCGCCTTGCAGGAGCTCCGCTGCCTGCCACGCCATCTGGCGAAGTTTTTCCCGCTCGCCCTGACGACCGTTCCCACAGCTTTGCCGTCCCGGCCTGGCTACGCCGGCGCTCCGGCCGCACTGCGTCCAGGACCGGGCCATCACCCAGCTGGCAATCGAGAAGAAACTCACGCTGATTGCCTTCGAGGCCATGAACCACTGGGCCAGCGACGGCGGCTTCGGCCTGCACGTGTTCCACAAGAACAACGAACTTGCCGGCTACTGCTCTGTGCTGCACTCCCTGGCCCTGACCGGCTCCACCGGGGACTACGGCAGGAGGCTCAGCGCCATCGTCATCGGCTTCGGCGCGACAGCGCGCGGGGCCGTCACCGCCCTCAACGCCCACGGCATCCATGACGTCCAGGTCCTGACCAGCCGGAGCGTGGCCGCCGTGGGTTCGCCCATCCATTCGGTACGGATTGCCCAGTTCGATCACGATTACAAAGCGCCGTTCCTCAGCGAGGTCATCACTGAACGCGGACGGGTCCCGCTCGCGCCGTTCCTGGCAGAAAGCGACATCGTGGTCAACTGCACCCTGCAGGACCCCAATGCACCGCTGACCTACCTCCGC is from Arthrobacter sp. QXT-31 and encodes:
- a CDS encoding ArsR/SmtB family transcription factor, which produces MSGAPSVLDAAFAALADPTRREILSILAQGDATVSELAAPFSMSLPAVSKHLKVLEVSGLISRSRNAQFRPCHLERAALDDVADWVDEHRRVWDERLDKLDEHLKNLQRREEGADGN
- a CDS encoding SRPBCC family protein — protein: MSTSKTSNAEKKVPMGISVRDEESGLQFSRVFDAPPEVVFACLTQPEHLTHFWARLGASAPTDDIRIDPRPGGRFETLIINNESGATYATRSVFLEVQAPNSLVWHEKHTNMTVSITLAALPAGKTLFHLHQTNVPDIVRLPRNQAGFKTTLDKLADYLHHLTQGAQQ
- a CDS encoding diacylglycerol/lipid kinase family protein, which encodes MTAMINGLQRELAAGAPELQVDLLPTDFAGQARDLARSVAATGSPLLVSVSGDGGYNEVVNGVMDVPGSKAVCTVVAAGNANDHQRSMPERPLLEAVREGPVRQIDLLRITFGQAQPAQVHYAHSYIGFGLTPLMAIGIEHGGKGKILELLSVARTLSHLRPFELVRADGATARFDSLILANISRMAKYGTVSESVGPDDGRFEVVTLPHSGRWKMALMTLRAVTMGLGNQPSVSSYAFTTRDAVPCQIDGEVRHLPAATHVLVESAKGALAVI
- a CDS encoding pyridoxamine 5'-phosphate oxidase family protein is translated as MEPDQEHPVLELGPSESWNLLAGSELGRLAVSVGDRPEIFPINYLAHDGVVLFCTAEGSKLVSLTINRHVALETDGFTDDFAWSVIIHGTAKILQNALETEAAAKLPLQSWIPTVIYVFVTTTPEKITGRRFARGPAPERW
- a CDS encoding alpha/beta fold hydrolase produces the protein MKTTRSADGTTLAIDTTGTGPALVIVAGAFCDRKSKKGLTALLADRFTVHEYDRRGRGDSGPLGEISVEREIEDLTAIVAQTGEEPFVFGDSSGGAIAIAAAAAGVRFRKIAVFEPPFTPGPSTAFADELSALVSAGDRSRAVEAFLELMGTPEPAIQGMKQGPHWNHLETLAHTLPIDIRLCNDGRIPVDQVRRIQAPLLAIAGGNSHWALEVVSAIAATGAAAEALTLAGHGHAVPDGTLSQTLITYFE
- a CDS encoding DUF7793 family protein; the encoded protein is MSGTDPDNNFSGGRGWLRLDSKGFLLLSWAEGLTVTSADARAALEAVQQLTDGTPLPILIRTNGNDLSPAAAALLRQTTLVSAVALVGATPVDRVIGAKMKRGRHQPHAFFTDEDRAAQWLLSPTVITGTEANMPSATSAGLLTGARTAPTFRDGDTEQFSSKHPSPLVAVAPAEEVKDSTPTPCRLPS